A genomic window from Dechloromonas sp. A34 includes:
- a CDS encoding antibiotic biosynthesis monooxygenase family protein has product MKSVAENKLVIVFRSRLRPDADLEALEAAGTRMYELASAMPGFLSYKDFAAGDGECLSIIEFSDMDSLLAWRNQPEHVAMQQRGRDEFFASYEIQVCEPLRAYSFAGKS; this is encoded by the coding sequence ATGAAATCAGTTGCCGAGAACAAGCTGGTCATCGTCTTTCGCTCCCGTCTGCGCCCAGACGCCGACCTCGAGGCCCTGGAGGCTGCGGGCACCCGGATGTATGAACTGGCCAGCGCGATGCCGGGCTTCCTCTCCTACAAGGATTTCGCCGCCGGCGACGGTGAGTGCCTGTCGATCATCGAGTTCAGCGACATGGACTCCCTGCTGGCCTGGCGCAACCAGCCGGAGCATGTGGCCATGCAGCAGCGGGGCCGCGACGAGTTTTTCGCCAGCTACGAGATACAGGTTTGCGAACCGCTCCGCGCCTATTCCTTTGCCGGCAAAAGCTGA
- a CDS encoding ABC transporter ATP-binding protein, with protein MIQFTDVAKTFRKARVLDGISLDIGLGERIALIGSNGAGKTTLIRCLLGEYTHDGTVAIAGLDPRTNRTAVLGNIGFVPQLPPPLKMPVGQLIDFSAALCGTDPKRIHDLAGRLGLDVDAILSRQFVRLSGGMKQKLLIAIALGREAKVLVMDEPAANLDPEARKIFFDLLAERLDDATMIISSHRLDEVSALVNRVIEMDMGKIVLDDKVADAVSLTATLACRIVLGRFEPAFAKALAGWNFTSQDDNRIWHGEIAGPDRLRFLGIVSRYTALVSDLSLAEA; from the coding sequence ATGATCCAGTTTACCGACGTAGCCAAGACCTTCCGCAAAGCCCGGGTGCTCGACGGCATCAGCCTCGACATCGGTCTCGGCGAGCGCATCGCCCTGATCGGCTCGAACGGGGCCGGCAAGACCACCCTGATCCGCTGCCTGCTCGGCGAATACACCCACGACGGCACGGTCGCCATCGCCGGCCTCGACCCGCGCACGAACCGCACCGCCGTGCTCGGCAATATCGGCTTCGTGCCCCAACTGCCGCCACCCTTGAAGATGCCGGTCGGCCAGCTGATCGACTTCTCGGCCGCCCTCTGCGGCACCGACCCCAAGCGTATTCACGACCTCGCCGGCCGCCTCGGGCTGGACGTCGACGCCATCCTCTCCCGCCAGTTCGTGCGCCTGTCCGGCGGCATGAAGCAGAAGCTGCTGATCGCCATCGCGCTGGGCCGCGAGGCCAAGGTGCTGGTCATGGACGAGCCGGCGGCCAATCTCGACCCGGAAGCGCGCAAGATCTTCTTCGACCTGCTGGCCGAACGTCTCGACGATGCGACGATGATCATTTCCAGCCACCGCCTGGACGAGGTCTCGGCCCTGGTCAACCGGGTGATCGAGATGGACATGGGCAAGATCGTGCTCGACGACAAGGTCGCCGATGCCGTCTCGCTGACCGCGACCCTGGCCTGCCGCATCGTCCTCGGCCGTTTCGAGCCGGCTTTCGCCAAGGCCCTGGCCGGCTGGAATTTCACCAGTCAGGACGACAACCGGATCTGGCACGGCGAGATTGCCGGACCGGACCGCCTGCGCTTTCTCGGCATCGTGTCGCGCTATACGGCGCTGGTCAGCGACCTGTCGCTGGCCGAGGCCTGA
- a CDS encoding TlpA family protein disulfide reductase codes for MKKIFSALILALCSTVSSADELPSSAPLFAATLNDLDDKPVALERYKGKPLVVNFWARWCGPCRAEIPELIKFRAAHKGKIEILGIGIEDKAEPAKEFAKAYEMDYPVFVAKDKGIPLMQALANTKGGLPYTLFIDRRGQVVKVKLGQIRQADLNGMAEALLKP; via the coding sequence TTGAAAAAAATATTCTCTGCTCTGATTCTGGCGCTTTGTTCAACGGTGAGCAGCGCTGACGAGCTGCCTTCCAGCGCCCCGCTGTTCGCCGCCACGCTGAACGATCTCGACGACAAGCCTGTCGCCCTCGAGCGTTACAAGGGCAAGCCGCTGGTGGTCAATTTCTGGGCCCGCTGGTGCGGCCCCTGCCGCGCCGAAATCCCCGAGTTGATCAAGTTCCGCGCCGCCCACAAGGGCAAGATCGAAATCCTCGGCATCGGCATCGAGGACAAGGCCGAACCGGCCAAGGAATTCGCCAAGGCCTACGAGATGGACTACCCGGTCTTCGTCGCCAAGGACAAGGGCATCCCGCTGATGCAGGCCCTGGCCAATACCAAGGGCGGGCTGCCCTACACCCTGTTCATCGACCGTCGCGGTCAGGTCGTCAAGGTCAAGCTCGGCCAGATCCGGCAGGCCGATCTGAATGGCATGGCCGAGGCCCTGCTCAAGCCCTGA
- a CDS encoding HDOD domain-containing protein yields the protein MQPYQWQWGINQWVEYLKDKDIPVLPATRAVLAALQEGGEEKRDSLSARDLTDIVYGDPYLALKLLRRAEERRSRQLGHDTTTPLAAVLQTGYDELQEIVAASPARDDLLPGCHTCESRSVLASAIARAWANRRVDVSPDEVSMAALLVEVGELLLWHFAPELTDKETQTRDWNERFWALMQRPSDIEFTFRQLTTALAQAWGLPNLVVMLIKGTDTPRANIARLAADSAKLVTLDLEVPTLLALLREVAKVVPGSLPELAEPLPLPDEFRAALLASIEAAPQAE from the coding sequence ATGCAGCCATATCAGTGGCAATGGGGCATCAACCAGTGGGTGGAATATCTCAAGGACAAGGATATCCCCGTACTGCCGGCAACCCGCGCCGTCCTCGCCGCCCTGCAAGAAGGGGGAGAAGAAAAGCGCGATAGCCTGTCGGCGCGCGACCTGACCGATATCGTCTATGGCGACCCCTATCTGGCGCTCAAGCTGCTGCGCCGGGCCGAGGAAAGGCGCTCCCGGCAACTCGGCCACGACACCACGACCCCACTGGCCGCCGTGCTGCAAACCGGCTACGACGAATTGCAGGAGATCGTCGCCGCCAGCCCGGCCCGGGATGATCTGCTGCCTGGTTGCCACACCTGCGAATCCCGTTCCGTGCTCGCCTCGGCAATCGCTCGCGCCTGGGCCAACCGCCGGGTCGATGTCTCGCCCGATGAAGTCTCGATGGCGGCGCTGCTGGTCGAGGTCGGCGAGTTGCTGCTCTGGCATTTCGCCCCCGAGCTGACCGACAAGGAAACCCAGACCCGCGACTGGAACGAGCGCTTCTGGGCACTGATGCAGCGCCCGTCGGACATCGAATTCACCTTCCGCCAGCTGACCACGGCCCTGGCCCAGGCCTGGGGCCTGCCCAATCTGGTCGTCATGCTGATCAAGGGCACCGACACGCCGCGCGCCAACATCGCCCGCCTCGCCGCAGATAGCGCCAAGCTGGTCACCCTCGATCTCGAGGTGCCGACCCTGCTGGCACTGCTCCGGGAAGTCGCCAAGGTCGTCCCCGGCAGTCTGCCCGAACTGGCCGAGCCGCTGCCCTTGCCCGATGAATTCCGGGCCGCCCTGCTGGCCAGCATTGAGGCTGCGCCACAGGCCGAATAG
- a CDS encoding ABC transporter substrate-binding protein has protein sequence MQKSIRLALLAAFGLSAPLAVLAQTPDVVRLGNLKFAHYGAVSYMKEACGKYNLKVEERMFPKGPDIMPAIVAGEVDIAALASDGAISGRANGVQIYTVAGFAKGGARIVAGVDSGIKSLADMKGKKVGVTRGGAHELLLYAELEKAGLTWSDKPGKDVQIVFLAFADLNQALAAKQIDAMNQSEPQSSQALNKKFGVEVMKPYTTAMGEPVRLLVMTEKMYNEKKDVAQRLMKCFVETTALFNKDTALADKYVRESMFKGQISSQDFKDAMDNADYTYDVTLEHIDITTDFMQKYGVGRMAKPPKAAEWVKLDLLQKAKTDLKVK, from the coding sequence ATGCAAAAGTCCATCCGTCTTGCCCTGCTCGCCGCCTTTGGCCTCAGCGCCCCGCTCGCCGTTCTGGCGCAAACGCCGGACGTCGTCCGGCTCGGCAACCTGAAATTCGCCCACTACGGCGCCGTCTCCTATATGAAGGAGGCCTGCGGCAAGTACAACCTGAAGGTCGAGGAGCGGATGTTCCCCAAGGGGCCGGACATCATGCCGGCCATCGTCGCCGGCGAGGTCGATATCGCCGCACTGGCCTCCGACGGCGCCATCTCCGGCCGCGCCAACGGCGTCCAGATCTATACCGTGGCCGGTTTCGCCAAGGGTGGCGCGCGCATCGTCGCCGGCGTCGACAGCGGCATCAAGTCGCTGGCCGACATGAAGGGCAAGAAGGTCGGCGTCACCCGTGGCGGCGCTCACGAACTGCTGCTCTACGCGGAACTCGAAAAGGCCGGATTGACCTGGTCCGACAAGCCGGGCAAGGACGTGCAGATCGTTTTTCTGGCCTTCGCCGACTTGAACCAGGCGCTGGCCGCCAAGCAGATCGACGCCATGAACCAGTCCGAACCGCAGTCCTCGCAGGCGCTCAACAAGAAGTTCGGGGTCGAGGTCATGAAGCCCTACACCACGGCGATGGGCGAGCCGGTGCGCCTGCTGGTGATGACCGAGAAGATGTACAACGAGAAGAAGGATGTCGCCCAGCGCCTGATGAAGTGCTTCGTCGAGACCACCGCGCTGTTCAACAAGGACACGGCACTAGCTGACAAATACGTACGCGAGTCGATGTTCAAGGGCCAGATCAGCTCCCAGGATTTCAAGGATGCGATGGACAACGCCGACTACACCTACGACGTGACCCTGGAGCACATCGACATCACCACCGACTTCATGCAGAAGTACGGCGTCGGCCGCATGGCCAAGCCGCCCAAGGCCGCCGAATGGGTCAAGCTCGATCTGTTGCAGAAGGCCAAGACTGACCTCAAGGTCAAGTGA
- a CDS encoding ceramidase domain-containing protein, translating to MITSPNTAVDLYCERTSAEFWAEPVNAFSNLSFIVAALAIVWLMRRTEVRSSGPALFLTINLVAIGLGSFLFHTLANRLMMLADLLPIFIYQIAFLLFYARCVAGSKALTVAGLLILFLLVNLGFMQLPKEWLNGSLVYGGALLFILAIAAYHRASGKREPAILYLAVIVFALALACRSLDQWICQWSPLGTHFLWHLLVGGVLYLTTRAYVLNQPPPHPSGAE from the coding sequence ATGATCACTTCGCCCAATACCGCCGTCGATCTCTACTGCGAACGGACCTCCGCCGAGTTCTGGGCGGAGCCGGTCAATGCCTTCAGCAACCTGTCGTTCATCGTCGCGGCGCTGGCCATCGTCTGGCTGATGCGACGCACGGAAGTACGGTCCAGCGGACCGGCACTCTTCCTGACCATCAACCTGGTCGCCATCGGGCTGGGTAGCTTCCTTTTTCATACCCTGGCCAACCGCCTGATGATGCTGGCCGACTTGCTGCCGATTTTCATCTACCAGATCGCGTTTCTGCTGTTCTACGCGCGCTGCGTGGCCGGTAGCAAAGCACTGACAGTGGCCGGCCTGCTGATCCTCTTTCTGCTGGTCAATCTGGGGTTCATGCAACTCCCCAAGGAATGGCTCAACGGTTCGCTGGTCTATGGCGGGGCCCTGCTCTTCATCTTGGCCATCGCCGCCTACCACCGAGCGAGCGGCAAGCGCGAGCCGGCCATCCTCTATCTCGCAGTCATCGTCTTTGCACTTGCCCTCGCCTGCCGTTCGCTCGACCAATGGATTTGCCAGTGGTCGCCGCTCGGCACCCATTTTCTGTGGCACCTGCTGGTCGGCGGCGTCCTCTATCTGACGACACGGGCCTACGTCCTGAACCAGCCGCCTCCGCACCCGAGCGGCGCCGAGTAA
- a CDS encoding ABC transporter permease, whose protein sequence is MQKLKDFAHGALVPVLLLILWEAGSRLGLFSEVLLPSPTAVAIKWWAYLLPGQAQEAGQSTLAWLLSGELPHDAYSSLFRVIAGFLIGAGLALPLGLLMGASPRIYELFNPLMQILRPIPPIAYIPLAILWFGLGNPPSFFLIAIGAFFPVLMNTIAGVRQVDGIFLRAARNLGVNQWTMFTRVILPAATPYILAGVRIGIGTAFIVVIVSEMIAVNDGLGFRILEAREFMWSDKIIAGMITIGLLGLFIDTAVSRLNNHLLRWHRGLEH, encoded by the coding sequence ATGCAAAAACTCAAAGACTTTGCCCACGGTGCCCTGGTCCCGGTGCTGCTACTGATCCTCTGGGAAGCAGGCTCCCGCCTCGGCCTCTTCTCGGAAGTTCTGCTGCCGTCGCCGACCGCCGTCGCCATCAAGTGGTGGGCCTACCTGCTGCCCGGCCAGGCACAGGAGGCCGGCCAGAGCACGCTGGCCTGGCTGCTCTCCGGTGAATTGCCGCATGACGCCTACTCAAGCCTGTTCCGCGTCATCGCCGGCTTCCTGATCGGCGCCGGGCTGGCCCTGCCACTCGGCCTGCTGATGGGCGCCAGCCCCCGCATCTACGAGCTGTTCAACCCGCTGATGCAGATCCTGCGACCGATTCCGCCGATCGCCTACATTCCGCTGGCGATCCTCTGGTTCGGCCTGGGCAACCCGCCGTCCTTCTTCCTGATCGCCATCGGCGCCTTTTTCCCGGTGCTGATGAACACCATCGCCGGCGTCCGCCAGGTCGACGGCATCTTCCTGCGCGCCGCGAGGAATCTCGGGGTCAATCAATGGACGATGTTCACCCGCGTCATTCTCCCTGCCGCGACACCCTACATCCTGGCCGGCGTGCGCATCGGCATCGGTACGGCATTCATCGTGGTGATCGTCTCCGAAATGATCGCAGTCAATGACGGCCTCGGCTTCCGCATCCTCGAAGCGCGGGAGTTCATGTGGTCGGACAAGATCATCGCCGGCATGATCACCATCGGCCTGCTCGGCCTCTTCATCGACACCGCGGTCAGCCGCCTGAACAACCATCTGCTGCGCTGGCACCGCGGCCTGGAGCACTAA
- a CDS encoding NapH/MauN family ferredoxin-type protein, with translation MSRFADLFMGMLGAAPKKPEKVTDQVQKIMFLKYEDKDRYIKEKLHAREHHAISHKWRNRRWAVLIATNLLFVFSFWLDIQILEGALTASRFVGFHLIDLNSALQVMLAHKHIIVNLVIGTFTVFLLWVLLGGRTFCSWVCPYHLLAEWTEALHLKLVEKKIVTDHEFHRGTRTVFWLLFALLAIVTGYTVFETLSPTGILSRALIYGPGLALGWVGLLLLFETFYSRRAWCRYVCPIGLTYGAVGAISPLQITYHVEHCFHEGDCRKVCLVPHVLDVTVKGRASEEQMGLGPDCTRCGLCVDICPSGALRYEVKGLSKLL, from the coding sequence ATGAGCCGCTTTGCCGATCTGTTCATGGGCATGCTCGGGGCCGCCCCGAAAAAGCCGGAGAAAGTCACTGACCAGGTCCAGAAGATCATGTTCCTCAAGTACGAGGACAAGGACCGTTACATCAAGGAAAAGCTCCACGCCCGCGAGCACCACGCGATCAGCCACAAGTGGCGCAACCGCCGGTGGGCGGTGCTGATCGCAACCAACCTACTGTTCGTCTTCTCCTTCTGGCTCGATATCCAGATCCTCGAGGGTGCGCTGACCGCCTCGCGCTTCGTGGGTTTCCACCTGATCGACCTCAATTCGGCGCTGCAGGTAATGCTGGCCCACAAGCACATCATCGTTAACCTGGTGATCGGCACCTTCACCGTCTTCCTGCTCTGGGTGCTGCTGGGCGGCCGGACCTTCTGCTCCTGGGTCTGCCCCTACCACCTGCTGGCGGAATGGACGGAAGCCCTGCACCTGAAGCTGGTCGAGAAGAAGATAGTCACCGACCACGAATTCCACCGCGGTACACGCACCGTCTTCTGGCTGCTCTTCGCGCTGCTCGCCATCGTCACCGGCTACACCGTGTTCGAAACGCTGTCGCCGACCGGTATCCTGTCACGCGCCCTGATCTACGGCCCGGGCCTGGCGCTGGGTTGGGTCGGCCTGCTGCTGCTCTTCGAGACTTTCTACTCGCGCCGTGCCTGGTGCCGCTACGTCTGCCCGATCGGCCTGACCTACGGCGCGGTGGGAGCGATCTCGCCGCTGCAGATCACCTACCACGTCGAACACTGTTTCCATGAGGGCGACTGCCGCAAGGTCTGCCTGGTGCCGCACGTCCTCGATGTCACCGTCAAAGGCCGGGCCAGCGAGGAACAGATGGGCCTCGGCCCGGACTGCACGCGCTGCGGCCTGTGCGTCGACATCTGCCCGAGCGGCGCCCTGCGCTATGAGGTCAAGGGATTGTCGAAGCTGCTCTGA
- the scpB gene encoding methylmalonyl-CoA decarboxylase, protein MITTHIDGAVGTITLNHEAKRNALSERLVDAVIAALAEFTRQEVRCAVLRAASGVKVWSAGHDVSELPEGGLDPLGWRDPLRHLIRELENFPAPIIALIEGSVWGGACETVLACDLIVATPEASFAATPAKHSVPYNVSGLLTFLNAAHIHIAKEMLFTAQPIPASRLERMGIINHVAAAGEIDAFTYDMARTIAGNAPLSISVMKEQLRILAGAHTMSPQDFERIQGLRRVVYNSQDYSEGIRAFKEKRKPRFEGR, encoded by the coding sequence ATGATCACCACACATATCGACGGTGCCGTCGGCACCATCACCCTGAACCACGAAGCCAAGCGCAATGCGCTTTCCGAGCGTCTAGTCGACGCCGTGATCGCCGCGCTGGCCGAATTCACCCGCCAGGAAGTACGTTGCGCAGTGCTGCGTGCCGCATCGGGCGTCAAGGTTTGGTCGGCCGGCCACGATGTCTCGGAACTGCCGGAAGGTGGCCTTGATCCGCTCGGCTGGCGCGACCCCTTGCGTCACCTGATCCGCGAACTGGAAAACTTCCCGGCCCCGATCATCGCCCTGATTGAGGGCAGCGTCTGGGGCGGCGCCTGCGAAACCGTGCTCGCCTGCGACCTGATCGTCGCCACGCCGGAGGCCAGTTTCGCCGCCACACCGGCCAAGCACAGCGTGCCCTACAACGTTTCGGGCCTGCTCACCTTCCTGAACGCCGCGCACATCCACATCGCCAAGGAAATGCTGTTCACCGCCCAGCCGATCCCGGCCAGCCGACTGGAGCGCATGGGCATCATCAACCACGTCGCGGCAGCCGGGGAGATCGATGCCTTTACCTACGACATGGCGCGCACCATCGCCGGCAACGCCCCGCTATCGATCTCGGTGATGAAGGAGCAGCTGCGCATCCTGGCCGGTGCCCACACCATGTCGCCGCAGGATTTCGAACGCATCCAGGGACTGCGCCGGGTCGTCTACAACAGCCAGGACTATTCGGAAGGCATCCGCGCCTTCAAGGAAAAGAGGAAGCCGCGCTTCGAAGGTCGCTGA
- a CDS encoding ABC transporter permease gives MKQLWLTAQLDIVESLRARWFQIYTLVFGGIVALLFVFGLTESRVLGFIGLSRLLVTYIQLTMAILPIFVLITTVRSVAGDREAGVFEYLLSLPVSLAAWFWGKILGRYIVVFAPVFLAMAGAVGWATIQGIEVPWGMFGYYTALLATMAICFLGIGMLISSVARSTDLAQGAAFMVWLFLLLFLDLILLGVMIQGKVSPEVAVGLALVNPLQVFRTAALALFDPQLIVLGPSAYVILDTFGVAGYQIFALAYPATLGLLSATIGYFLFRRGDLP, from the coding sequence ATGAAGCAACTGTGGCTGACTGCCCAACTCGATATCGTCGAATCGCTGCGTGCCCGCTGGTTCCAGATCTATACCCTGGTCTTCGGCGGCATCGTCGCCCTGCTCTTCGTCTTCGGCCTGACCGAGTCGCGGGTGCTGGGCTTCATCGGCCTCTCCCGCCTGTTGGTCACCTATATCCAGCTGACCATGGCGATCCTGCCGATCTTCGTCCTGATCACCACCGTGCGCTCGGTGGCCGGCGACCGCGAGGCGGGGGTCTTCGAGTATCTGCTGTCGCTGCCGGTGTCGCTCGCGGCCTGGTTCTGGGGCAAGATCCTCGGCCGCTACATCGTCGTCTTCGCACCGGTCTTCCTGGCCATGGCCGGTGCCGTCGGCTGGGCGACGATCCAGGGCATCGAGGTGCCGTGGGGGATGTTCGGCTACTACACCGCCCTGCTTGCCACGATGGCGATCTGCTTCCTGGGCATCGGCATGCTGATTTCCTCGGTCGCCCGCAGCACCGATCTGGCGCAGGGTGCCGCCTTCATGGTCTGGCTGTTCCTGCTGCTTTTCCTCGACCTGATCCTGCTCGGCGTCATGATCCAGGGCAAGGTTTCGCCGGAGGTCGCCGTCGGGCTGGCCCTGGTCAATCCGCTGCAGGTCTTTCGCACCGCCGCACTGGCCCTGTTCGATCCGCAGCTGATCGTGCTCGGGCCGTCCGCCTACGTCATCCTCGATACTTTCGGCGTCGCCGGCTACCAGATCTTCGCCCTCGCCTACCCGGCAACCCTCGGTCTGCTCAGTGCTACCATCGGCTACTTCCTCTTCCGCCGTGGCGACCTGCCTTGA
- a CDS encoding NB-ARC domain-containing protein: MAVVYLSSTLLDLKAERAAVANWLEKNHQVKHSYVADDESVVKSCLDDIKASDVYVLIIGFRLGFVPPTDNPEGLSITQLEFRQAGRLGIPRVVLMSKGATDMSLTDFENPERYQRLKDFRSEVTDPVRPAEFNDITSLIAELSAGIQHVLAKQPVQRIPAPRLRIPQHKLVGRTVQVKAVLDGLQHGRREFAFVYLAGVGKTAVAAELIQNGEINQRFPDGVLWAHLGADPDVRRQLRKWATALGFTDEQLEKAASLEELSDLIVQAIDQRRLLLVVDDVWSTEAGEYFKLGGEGCAYVVTTRFPKVARELMPTVGQVITVPTLDDTDGLALLAEFAPNSVGLAPDLLRQLVGRVGGLPIALVLIGNMLKAEGDNEHAVRSVEQYLVNIAAMFRRKKPLEFVEDHNFTLGEVIEASYIALGKETSLNEAELLPGDVLRGALEALSVLRPDPSWFSSSLAEQITGTSTRALVELANAGLIDEVRYDDEHSKSGNDRRYSMHRVIAEYIRTKLPTERAQALNRLAAAHYLARLQSLEQSFQEGDDSSYGAMYRYENPEWQDCQDNWLYYFSQTGYDSEASLSFLHVWFDGFWWWSCFTDEGFDFCDELLLEWENRLSLTASDPSRSAADPRLERRVQGLDLLHRFKRAYPKETVDRNSGSWPEVAETIHALRGLSALDGDAAQLQNASARHVRALTDIFLAEAARFGERDVKAAEALYREALSLFRQDDEQWNIAWILFHLADTLGDAGDYEAIPPLCAESLALGLDGGDHEVVALDHQLLGDVAFARGDAAGAIEHYALAIEHAYRFQVEPRDPDDYTLQFYADLAARVAEGLLAGADGRPGVPEAIASGLRRRWIDAGVPLAAPADEGALLAGVDGPALVRQLFPEALDRVWRNTEGATYAKKVREHLAQLEAMALSAT, from the coding sequence ATGGCGGTCGTCTATCTCTCGTCCACCCTGCTTGACCTGAAGGCCGAACGGGCGGCGGTCGCCAATTGGCTGGAGAAAAATCATCAGGTAAAACATAGCTATGTCGCGGATGACGAGAGCGTCGTCAAGAGTTGCCTGGACGACATCAAGGCTAGCGATGTCTATGTCCTGATCATCGGTTTTCGCCTTGGCTTCGTGCCGCCGACGGATAACCCCGAGGGTCTGTCGATCACCCAGCTCGAGTTCCGCCAGGCCGGTCGTTTGGGCATTCCGCGGGTGGTGCTGATGAGCAAGGGCGCAACCGATATGAGCCTGACCGATTTCGAGAATCCCGAACGCTACCAGCGCCTCAAGGATTTTCGCAGCGAGGTTACCGACCCGGTGCGGCCGGCGGAATTCAATGACATTACCTCGTTGATCGCCGAGTTGAGTGCAGGAATTCAGCATGTATTGGCCAAGCAGCCAGTTCAGAGGATACCGGCGCCACGCCTGCGCATTCCGCAACATAAGTTGGTCGGACGCACTGTCCAGGTCAAGGCGGTGCTCGACGGGCTGCAGCACGGCCGTCGTGAGTTCGCCTTTGTCTACCTGGCCGGGGTGGGCAAGACGGCGGTTGCGGCGGAGCTGATCCAGAATGGCGAGATCAACCAACGCTTTCCCGACGGGGTGTTGTGGGCCCACCTCGGGGCTGACCCGGACGTCCGGCGGCAACTGCGCAAGTGGGCAACCGCCCTCGGCTTCACCGACGAGCAACTGGAGAAGGCGGCGAGTCTCGAGGAATTGAGCGACCTGATCGTGCAGGCTATCGATCAGCGCCGGCTATTGCTGGTGGTGGACGATGTCTGGAGTACCGAGGCGGGCGAATATTTCAAGCTTGGCGGCGAAGGCTGTGCCTACGTGGTGACGACCCGCTTTCCCAAGGTGGCTCGCGAACTGATGCCGACGGTTGGCCAGGTGATCACCGTGCCGACCCTGGACGATACTGACGGCTTGGCGCTGCTCGCCGAGTTTGCCCCGAATTCAGTCGGCCTCGCCCCGGATTTGCTCAGGCAACTGGTCGGCCGCGTCGGCGGCTTGCCCATCGCCTTGGTCCTGATCGGCAACATGCTGAAGGCGGAGGGTGACAACGAGCACGCGGTGCGCAGCGTCGAGCAATACCTGGTCAATATCGCCGCGATGTTCCGCCGGAAAAAACCGCTGGAATTTGTCGAGGACCACAACTTCACCTTGGGTGAGGTCATCGAAGCCAGCTACATAGCTCTGGGCAAGGAGACTTCGCTGAACGAAGCGGAGCTCTTGCCGGGGGATGTCCTGCGCGGCGCCCTGGAGGCGTTGTCCGTACTGCGTCCCGATCCCTCCTGGTTCAGCAGTAGCCTGGCCGAACAGATCACCGGGACGTCGACCCGTGCACTGGTCGAACTTGCCAATGCCGGACTGATCGACGAGGTGAGATACGACGACGAGCATTCGAAGAGTGGCAATGACCGGCGTTACTCGATGCACCGGGTGATTGCCGAGTACATTCGGACGAAATTGCCCACCGAACGAGCACAAGCCCTGAACCGCCTGGCTGCCGCCCATTACCTGGCGCGCTTGCAGAGCCTCGAGCAGTCGTTCCAGGAGGGCGACGACAGCAGCTACGGGGCGATGTATCGCTACGAGAATCCGGAGTGGCAGGATTGCCAGGACAACTGGCTCTATTACTTCTCCCAGACCGGTTATGACAGCGAGGCCAGTTTGTCCTTCCTGCATGTCTGGTTCGACGGGTTCTGGTGGTGGAGCTGCTTTACCGACGAAGGCTTCGACTTCTGCGACGAGTTGCTACTCGAATGGGAGAATCGCCTGAGTCTTACCGCCAGCGACCCGTCGCGGTCCGCAGCCGACCCCCGGCTGGAGCGGCGGGTCCAGGGGCTGGATCTGTTGCATCGTTTCAAGCGGGCTTACCCGAAGGAGACGGTCGATCGCAACAGTGGCTCCTGGCCGGAAGTCGCCGAGACGATCCATGCCTTGCGCGGCTTGAGCGCCCTCGATGGCGATGCTGCCCAGTTGCAGAATGCCAGCGCCCGGCATGTCCGTGCCTTGACAGACATTTTCCTGGCCGAAGCAGCGCGCTTCGGCGAGCGTGATGTCAAGGCCGCCGAAGCGTTATACCGGGAAGCGCTCAGCCTGTTTCGCCAGGACGACGAGCAATGGAACATCGCCTGGATTCTGTTCCATCTCGCCGACACCCTCGGCGATGCTGGCGACTATGAAGCGATACCACCGCTATGCGCGGAGTCGCTTGCCCTGGGGCTCGACGGCGGCGATCACGAGGTCGTGGCGCTGGACCATCAGCTGCTCGGCGATGTGGCCTTTGCCCGGGGCGATGCTGCGGGGGCAATAGAGCACTACGCGCTGGCCATCGAGCATGCCTATCGCTTCCAGGTCGAACCTCGCGATCCAGACGATTACACCCTGCAGTTCTATGCAGATCTGGCGGCCCGGGTGGCGGAGGGATTGCTGGCGGGCGCTGACGGCCGGCCTGGCGTGCCCGAGGCGATCGCCTCGGGATTGCGTCGGCGCTGGATCGATGCCGGCGTTCCACTGGCTGCGCCGGCCGACGAAGGCGCCTTGCTGGCCGGGGTCGATGGGCCGGCCCTGGTCCGGCAACTGTTCCCGGAGGCGCTCGACCGGGTATGGCGAAATACCGAAGGTGCCACTTATGCCAAAAAGGTTCGCGAACACCTGGCGCAGCTTGAAGCGATGGCGCTATCTGCTACCTGA